The genomic interval AACTTTGACTCAATTTTGTCCtctaattttagaaatacatgaatttattatttttaaacaaattttgttaagtttagtTGAGATTTCAAATGTGACTCATGATAATATTCGAGTTATTTATAccatttgacacatttttgcttcaatgttagtTGAGACGTGtttgaaatttcaaatatatacacTTAACATAATtcaagattaaatatgtttttggtcctttaactttaagtaaaaattgaaattagtctctCTTCGAAAGTTTGACTCATTTTAGTCTCCCAACTTTATAAATGCATGGATTTAgtcaatttaacaaaattttgttaagtttatatGATGTTTCAAGTTCGTTTCATAATAGTATatgaattgtttacactgtttaacaCATTCTTCTCCAACATTAGTTGAGATACgcatttaaaacatcaaataaacttaaaataatttggttaaaagaataaaatttacacAAGTCTAAATTTGGATAACTAAAATGGATAAAGTTTCAAAGATGAACTAAgttcaattttcactaaaagttgagaaaaaaaacatatttagccattgattttaatttttttttgtatttacaATCAATTTTGACGAATATAtggttttaaaatttgtataaaaccaatttataactatcaaaactattttagagaacataaatttatattttcatccaaatatttgaatttaaatctaGAAAATCCAAAGTAATTCTTCGCACTGACTTGATTGAGTTAATTTTCTTTAGACATGTCAAATACATTTTAGAATGGTGTTGTTTGACTTTTTTCAACTCAAATATCGACTTGAAACACCTtttaacaagttaaaaaaaaaatcaattaattaaaagaaatatattcatattatattttaagtttaagaccaaaatataataaagtttacaaccaaaactaattttaatttcacgaatatatttaaagattaaaaacatgtttaacaatTGAATCCACGataaaatgcttttttttttaaaataaacgaGGTCTAATTAtagattatttaatataattattataaataattacaagaaaTCATAAATGCATATCTACCCCTAGAGTGAGATTTGTGTTTATCTAAAAAGATATACGAAGAGTAGAAATTTGGAAAAGTTAGAGAAATGGTaagttcaattttaaattaataaattttaaacaatgaGAAATATACGCCGAATTAAAAATTTGAGTAGTGCACATGTGTAGTCTCAATTATTTAATCTTAGGCAATTAACGATCAGAGTACAAAAGGACTGGTATAGACGTCAAACACCTCAGAAGACGATAGTTGTGGCTCCTGCAAATCCAAGTCCAACCCATTTATAATCCCAACTTCATACACCATTGTTAAGGATTCCAATATAAAGCTTGTGATGTAAAAGTTATAATAACGGATAATGATACTATcacaataatttttcttttacaacattttaaagTTATCTACGTGTATACGTGTTATTACgtaattggtccaaaattacttcacaatcaataataataatgttaaacaGTAATACAGACCAATAACAAAATGACACGTGTTTAAATGTTGccaaataaatattctttttatcgttatcttatataataataggaaaaagtctctttaacaattttttttgacaacttttttgacaacacatacatagcagtctatgattggtccagtttcaaatatctttttaaacataaattcaaacagaccaataaaatgatgacatgtgtattgttgtaaaaaaattgttaaaaaagagttgtcaaaatatcattgtccatgaTAATATGTGTGAAAGAGAGAAAGCATTACTTGTCTTAGTTCCATGCCGAGAAGTCTGTTGAACATCGAAGCAATCGGACCATTTAATGGCACTATGCCTGTTTTTGTCCCACGAATGGTGGAACGCATGGCACTGAGCAATCGACCATAACTCAGACCAGGTTCGTTTTGCACCGTTTGGATGAAACTATAGGTCAATACACCAGTAGCTTCAGTCCCACTTAAGGCCTACATCAACCACCCCACATCAATATTCATcaacttttctttctctatggaaaaactaaactaaatattacttaCAGAAGTATCTATGGAGGTTTGGCTGTCTTCACAAGCTGAAATAGAAACAGCTAGCCCTCCACTTGTACCTTTATTAGCCTTTGGAAATCTTTGATCTTCCCATGAGTAATACCCTTCCCTGCATCAAAGAGATCATTCAATTCAGAAATTGTTGTTGAGAAAACAAGCATTCTCAAACTGACCTATTCATCTTGCAGACGAAAGACAAATCAAGAACAGTCCCACTGTGGCATGCATCCACAATGGCATGAAGTTTAGCTCCACGTGGTAAGGGCCTAACGATTGCAGTGTTGATCTCATCGTCGAGTATCTTCCCTTGCTCTTCGTAATCAACGGGGCATATTGCTTCATCAAGCCCATCGATTTCGTTCCCATCCATGCTGATTTGCTGAGTGCCATGTCCAGAGAAGTGGAACACCAATGAATCCCCTGACTGGGTATTCTCAAGCAGCCACCTCATGGCCATTAGAATGTTATATCTGGTAGGGATCCTCAGCTGGTTTCTCTCCTCCATATCATCTGCcacaaatatagaaaattaatttgtgaatttgtaattttaatatgataagaAGTTATATAGAAAGACCTGTGAGCATGAGAATGGAGTCACTAGGAAACCCATAGTGCTTAATGAGAAAGTATTTCATGCATTTTGCATCATTGATTGAGCCTTTTAGCTTGTAACTCTTCCCATGGTAGCGAATTCCACACACCACAGCTCTCTTTGAGCCATATACATGAAATGATGGCCTAAGTGACTGAGGCTGAGGATAGAGGCCAAAACTATTTGGCCCATAATAGCCACCAGAATTGGTGTTAACTGAAGAAGTACTACTCCTAATGGTATTTAAGAACCCTCTAAAACGACCTGTGAAAGTATGAAAGTTTTTGTAGGCTTGAGTCCATGGAGCTATGGAGGGTCTAATCTGGGTGATGCCATGGCAGACTCCACACTCAAAGACATTCACCTCTGCTGGCACCACAAGTAGAACTCCACAGTGGATGCACCTTTCTTGTCTACTTGCCATTTCGTCAGAATGTTTCTGTGATGAAATTCAGCTTCTGCTATCTATTTATGCAGAATACGATTCTGATTGCTTTTCCAAGTGGAGGATGAATATATTGACttgctttgttttttatttgtcgAATGCAGATTACCGTTCATCAAGAATCGGGAATAAGGAACCGATGAAATACATCTTATTCACTTGAATAaataaaccttttcaaaatatccGTAAGTAATAGAGAATATTGATTACTTTCAGTAATAGATTTACTTGGAATATTCGCCCTTTacatatgaaaaatgatattttaacactattttttgacactgacactgcacacgtgtcaaaatgtggttggacgattttaaattaaaaaaagttgagataagggtatttgaaagaaaaaaaccaagttttttttttaatttaaaattatccaactacattttaacacgtgtacagtgtcaaaatggtgtaaaaaatggtgttaaaatatcattttcctttacatATAAGAGAGAAagattataaaaagttattttaaataggTTAAAATTTTAGTGAACTTATGACTGATCAAATTGTAAATAGTATGaagtaaataaaactaaataattgttgaaatataaataatacttttaatgaaaataaattatgaaactgAAAATCAATCATGAAAGTGAACATTTATTAGATTgtgataaaatttgaaataactaattaacttaaagaattttcatttaataattctgttaatatatttagttgataaatattatttactgtATTTATTTGCATAaagtttttcaattattatcaaagataaatattattatttcaaccTTATAAACAttggaaataaaaaacactgcaaagaaagaaaaaatctaGTTAACATAAATTGAAGTGTCATCTACATTACTTttctaaaatcataataaatgtcaattaagaaataattatagtCTACATGAAcggataaataatattaacgtTGTcgaatagaaaattatatatttatattttctattaattaacAAACTCTAACTCACACTAACCTAATATTGTGTTGACATGAACTAAAATTATAGATGATATCGATTAAAAACTAGTCTTAATATTGGTAGAAAACAaccttaatattatttaaaattaacaaataatgttaattgaaaagaaatattagttattagacaacaaaaaatattaatattgacaAAACTATCCTAATTAATGTTGgttgaaaaatgatatatttttatatacaaaaaaattaagactataataataaaaaaaattgattaactttaattagaaaaaattagtAATATCGAGAAATAACTCGATGTTAAGTCAAAAATATTTCAATCCAAATTCAGTCTacaattcttaattaaatttgaataaaaaaaatgatttaaagaGAAGATGGagtacaaaattatttaaaaaactaatgtaaatattaaaaatcatctAATTTTATAACGTTACATCTTCTAAATTCTTAaaacttcaatttcttttaaaattttctatgcAAAGTGtttatatttacaataatacattcaatattttatagaaatagATTGTCttcttaaaattcaaaatcatgtGATATGTCAAATTATGGTAACAGTTTTGACGTAATGAATGGAAAAAATTCGTGTGCTACACTAAAATGTTTCAGAATATATcccattcatatttattttataaaataatgaaaaatgctGATTACAATAGGTCACTACAATTACTGAAAGTAAAATACTGATTTTGTTCAATACCACAAGCATTAATTGGTGCTAAGCTTCAAGTTAACTCGTCTCACAAGGAGAACATTGTCGTAGAAACATCAAATTTCTCCGATGATGATAGAAGAGGATCCTGCAACGTATATTCACTTtcatcatgaaaataaaaactatatatttagtAAGTGATGCAATGCCCATTTTCAGacaagtaaaatttattaataaccTTAAAAACATTAATCATGCTATTTATATAAGGAATATGACTCGTAAAATACTTAtgagaaaatttaaaacatcTTATGAGTATGATTATAGTATATTGAGAacttagaaataatattttataactaatagttgtttaaaaatattaatatttgattattttaatagtaaaatattttgaaataaataattttgtaataaatgagttttattattataaaaaatattatttttctaaaagtacagagtttttttatcttctctGTACTCCCTCACACAcgacttatatattttaaaattagagagCATTGTAGGACTCCTGTCAACAAGAGTTATGATTCTATTTGAATCCAATTATTATTGAACATATATTGATAGTGACCCAAATTTATCTCTAGGTTTTGACAAACCCTACAAGAGGTAGTAGAGAGCATGTGGGAGACGAGTTCAACATATCGACTACAAACTGGATTCAAAAGAAAAGGGTTATTCAAATTTTAGAGGTTAAAGTTGAAGATTTGTGCTTGGGGAGGTGACTTAGTCAATTTATATTGTTGAGCACTAGAACAAATAACACAAAGGTAGGATTTAAGTCTAGTAAGTATGTTAAGGTATAATAGGCTGGATGAATCTAGGTGGTTGTTATAAGATAAAGTAAGAAGGGCATATCCTTAGCTTTTACCTAATGAGTGAATATTTTAGGAtgaaaatttttcttattagaGAGATGtgaaaacctaaaaaataatatttgagaCATATAATGGTTTTAAAATAGTAacactcaattattttaataataaaatgtgtaCTACATGTGTTTTAGTACATCTCAACCACCTGTGTCTA from Vigna radiata var. radiata cultivar VC1973A chromosome 9, Vradiata_ver6, whole genome shotgun sequence carries:
- the LOC106773676 gene encoding metacaspase-3, translating into MASRQERCIHCGVLLVVPAEVNVFECGVCHGITQIRPSIAPWTQAYKNFHTFTGRFRGFLNTIRSSTSSVNTNSGGYYGPNSFGLYPQPQSLRPSFHVYGSKRAVVCGIRYHGKSYKLKGSINDAKCMKYFLIKHYGFPSDSILMLTDDMEERNQLRIPTRYNILMAMRWLLENTQSGDSLVFHFSGHGTQQISMDGNEIDGLDEAICPVDYEEQGKILDDEINTAIVRPLPRGAKLHAIVDACHSGTVLDLSFVCKMNREGYYSWEDQRFPKANKGTSGGLAVSISACEDSQTSIDTSALSGTEATGVLTYSFIQTVQNEPGLSYGRLLSAMRSTIRGTKTGIVPLNGPIASMFNRLLGMELRQEPQLSSSEVFDVYTSPFVL